From Amycolatopsis sp. WQ 127309:
TCCGGACGCGGGTCGCCGGCCAGCCGACGCGCAGGTCGTCGACCATCTGCAGGTCGACGGCCGTGACCAGGCGCGGGGTGTCCAGCTCCACCTCCAGCCACTGACCGACCGGGCCGGTGAACGACGACGACTGCCACGCCGTGCGCGGGTCGCCGTCGATCGCGGCGAACGGCTGGTGGCTCGGGTCGGAGCCGCCGAAGGCGTCGGCGAACGACGCCGCCGTCGACGCCGTCACCGAGCGGATGCCGCGGTAGGCGGCCACGGTCTGGTGCTCCTGGCCGGGGAACGGCAGCAGGTCGCCGGCCGCGCGCTCCTGCCGGAACGCCTCGCCCGCGGTGAGCGTCTGGCTGAGGTTGTCGCGCACGCCGCCGACGTTGCGTTCGGCGCGCCGCAGCCCGTCGGTCACCAGCCGCGGCCCGCTGGGCGAGCCGCCGTCGCCGGTGAGCACCGTCGGCGTCGCCGGGTCGAGCTGGCCGGAGTCGAGCAGCGGGAGCAGGTTCTCCGGGCCGCCGCTCACCGTCGGGACGTCCGTTGTGGACGTCGCGGTGGCGAGCGGCACCGGCCGCCGCACCTCGTAGACCTCGAGCGGCCCGAACGTCGCGGCCTTGCCGATGCCCGGGGAGCCCGCCAGCCCCGAGCGCAGGGTGGCGATCGACGGGGCGTCGGTCCGGACCCGGTCGATGTCGTTGCGCAGCAGGAGGAACCGGTAGCCGGACCGGGCGAGCAGCGCGGCCAGCCCGGGATCGCCGCGGCCGTCGGCGAGCGCGGCGTCGACGGAGTCCATCAGCCGCGTGTTTCCTTCGGACCCCAGCGGTACCTGGTTGCGCACCGCCCACGGGCTCTTCGCGATCGCCTGCGCGGGCTCGTCGACCGTGCGGCCCCAGTCGTACTCGCCGAAGCCGGTCGCCGGGAGCAGCAGCGTCCGCGCGTCCGGGTCGGCCTTCGCGACCCAGCTCGTCGCGTCGTACCAATAACCCGGCACCTCGTCCCAGCCCGGCCCGGAGCGCAGGTTCAGCAGCCACGCGGGCGCGGCCATCACCAGCACCAGCAGCAGCCCCACGGCGGGCCGCAGGAACCGGCGCGCGGACTTCACGTGCACCGGACTGGAAACGCCGTGCACGAACGCGAGCATCAGCGGCAGTCGCAGCACCGGCTCGAACTTGTGGACGTTGCGCAGCGGCGCCAGCGGCCCGTCGAGCAGGTGCCGGACCTGTTCCGCGAGCGGGCTGTCGAGCGTGCCGACGTACCCGATCGTCAGCAGCGTCAGGCCGGTGACGACGCCCAGCACCAGGAACCGCCGCTCCGGCAGGCCCCGCCGCGTCAGCCCGAACAGGCCGACGCCGGCGACGAGCCCGGTCGCGAGCATGAGCACCGGGTTGTCGATCAGGGACCAGCCGCCGGGCCACCACGGCGTGCCCTGCACGACGTAGGCGACCCACTGGTTCGTCCCGCGCAGCACCTCGAACAGCGACATCGGCGCGGTCGTGTTCGTCGCGGACTCGATGTAGTCGAGGAACGGCAGGCTGTACTCGCCGAGCAGGAGCAACGGGAGGATCCACCACAACGTCGCGCCGACGACGAACACGACCCACCAGGCCACCAGCCGGACGTGCTCCCGCGTCCACTTGCGCGTCACCAGCCACAGCCCGGGCAGGACGAGCGCCATCACGACCATCGCGCCGTTGACGCCGCCCATGCACAGCACGGCGATCGCGGACAGCCCGGCCGCACGACGCGGCGAGCCGGTGACCCCGGCCCGCACCAGCGGCACCAGGACCCACGGCAGCAGCACCGCGGGCAGCATCTCCGCCGACAGACCGCCGATTTCGGTCAGCATGCGCGGCGCCAGCGCGTACCCGAGCGCGCCGATCAGCCGGGTGCGCTCGGTGCCGAGCTTCATCGCGCGCGCCAGCAGCAGCGCCCCGCCGAACGCGGCCGACAGCAGCAGCGCGCCCCACAGCCGTTGCGTGATCCACGCCGGCACGCCGGCGGCCTGACCCAGCGCGAAGAACGGGCCCATCGGGAACAGGTAGCCGTACGCCTGGTTCTGCAGCTCGCCGGCGGTGGCGTTCGGGTTCCACAGGTGCAGCGCGCGGCCGAGGAACGCGAGCGGGTCGACGGCCAGGTCGAGCTTGGTGTCGAACGTCGTCTTCCCCGGCATCTGCAGGAACGACAACGTGGTCAGCGCCAGCACGATCCACGTGCTCGGCCGGCGGAGGAACGCCCCCGGCGAGAACTTCCGGGCGCGGCGCACCGGATCGGCGTCGTCCCGGGTTCGTTCGCGGGTGGCGGTTACCATCCGGTAGATACTAGGCCGAAACCTGGCTACCATGTGCCGACGATTTCCGCGGTCCCCCGACTTTCCTGGGCAGGTGCGTCATCCCTTCCGAAGACACCGCGTTCGACGACGCCTGGGCCATGGCCGAGCCGGTCAAGGGCTGGCTGACGCGCGCGCAGGGCGAAGCGCTCTGGGACGCCGCGCGCCGCCTGGAGAAGGGCGACGTGGTCCTCGAGATCGGCAGCCACCAGGGCCGCTCGACGATCGTGCTGGGCGCGGCCGCGCGCACGGCCGGGGCCACCGTGATCGCGGTCGACCCGTTCGTCGACGGCCGGCTGTTCGGCGGATCGCCGACGCGGCAGCTGTTCGAGCGCAACATCCGCGCGGCCGGGCTGGACGACGTCGTCGAGCTCGTCGCCGGTTACAGCACGGCACTGCGCCCTGACTGGGACCGGCCCATACAGCTGCTTTACGTCGACGGCAAGCACGACTACTGGACCTACACCGACGACCTGCGCTGGTCCGACCACCTGCCGCCGGGTGCGGAGATCCTGGTCCACGACTGCTTTTCCTCCATCGGCGTCACGCTCGGCACGATCGCGAAAGTCCTCTTCGGACGCCGGTACACCTATGTGGACCGGGCGACGTCGCTGGCGCGCTTCCGCCTCGCGCCGCCGTCCCCGGCGGACCGGCTGCGCGTGCTGGCCCAGCTGCCGTGGTTCGTCCGCAACGTCGGGATCAAGGTCCTGCTGCGCCTGCGGCTGCGGCCGGTGGCGAAGCTGGTCGGCCACGACAGCCCGTACGACCCCTACTGAGTGAGCGGTTTCCCGACCTCCACCTTGGCGAGGCACACCGGCGCGCCCGGGCTCGACAGCTGCACGCCGATGTGGTCGAACAGGCCGTCCACCGGCAGGAACATCGAGTGCAGCCCGTCCTGGAACCAGACCGGCGTGCGCTTGCCTTCGAGGTCGACGAGGCCTTCGCCGCCGTCCGAGGTGTAGTAGTCGAGCTTGAGCAGGTACCGGCCGAGCACCGGGGTGTCGAGCGGGATCCGCACGAGCGTCTCGCCGATCGTGTTGCCGCAGTTGGGCACCGGACCCGGGACACCGCGGGAAACCGGTTCGACGCCGGTGATCCGGTGCGGCTCGCCGTCCGCGTCGAGCAGGTGCATCCGGCTGGTCGGCTGGTCGAAGTGCGCGCCGGGCAGCAGGCCGACCACGCGCGAGGCGAAGGAGTCCGCGCCGAACCATTCGAACACCACGTCGGACGGGACGAAGTTGTCGTAGAAGACGAGATCCGGGTCCTCGGCTATCGCGGCCCGGACGTTGGCGACGTACTGGCCGGCGTGCTCGAACCGCATCCCGGGCGACAGCTGCAGGAAGCCGACCGTGGAGCTCGCGAGCAGCAGCACGCAGACGCCTAGGGCGATCGGCCGGTCCCGCTTTCCGCCGGACGGCGCACCTTCGCCGGGGGTCAGGAACGCGAACGCTCCACAAAGGGCGGCCACGAGCGCCAGTTCGGCGAGGTAGCGCGGATCGTCACCGGCCGCCGGGCCGACCTCGCGCAGCCGCGTCAGCGCCAGCAGCGCGACGTCCACGGCGAGCAGGACCCCGAGCAGCGCCCACGCCCGCCACGCGCGGCGCCCGCCCGCGCGCACCCCGGCGATCAGCACGCCCAGCGCCGCCAGGAACACCACGACGACGACCACGAACGGCGACGGCGCCCAGGTCGCGCCCGGCCCGGGGCCGGACCACGGGCCGCCCGCGAGGCCCGGGAGCAGGGTGTCGCCGAGCATCCGGCCGGTCAGGTCGGCGACGGTGCCGGCGGACATCGGCGTGCCACCCGGGGTCACCTGGCTCGACGTCAGCGCGAGGTAGGCCACCACGAACGCCGCGAGCAGCGCGGCGTGCCCGGCCCAGTAGCGCCACCGGTCCCGGAAGGACTGTCCGAGCAGGACGGTCACGCCGGCCAGCAGCACCGGGATCACGGCGGCCTTTTCGTAGAACGCCAGGCCGAAGAGCGTCCACGCGAAGGTGCCCAGCCACCAGCGGCCGCCGTCCTGGAAGTACCGGACGTGGGAGTACAGCGCGCCGGCGGTCGCCAGCACGACCGGCACGATCTGGACGCCGTAGGCCCACCACAGCGTCGGGACGAGCAGCAGCGTCGACGCCGTGAACACGGTGAACGGCACCAGGATCGCCCACCGGCGGCCGAAGCAGCGGACCAGCAGGCACCAGAACAGCACCGTCGCGAGCGCGCGCATGAGCAGCAGCGGCAGCACCAGCAGCGGGAAGTTCAGCGGCGCCCACGCGGTCAGGACGGCGGCGAGGAAGAACCCGCCCGGCGTCAGGTGCCCGTGGTAGTCCTGGAACAGGAACCCGAGGTCGAACGGCCCGGCGGCGGCCGCTCGGTACGTCACGACGAAGTCGTCCTGGGCGAGGTTCCCGTGCAGCGCCGCCCAGGTGTGCAGCACGAACGGGACCAGGCCCGCGACGACCGCGGCGACCACCACCGCGGAGACCTTCGGGCGCACCTGCGGCTCTTCGGTCAGCTCGTCCAGCACGGAGTCCTCACTTCTTGCACGCCGGTGGTTGGCACATGAGCTTGCTCAGCGCCTGGTAGAAGACGTCGGAGATCTTGCGCGGGTCGGGCGTGGTGAAGGACTCGCCACCGGTCGCGGCCGAGACCTGGCGCAGCTCACCGGCGTCGATGTCCGGGCCGATGCCGATCCCGATCACCGGCAGCGGTTTGCGCGGGTCCTGCAGCTTGCCGAGCTCGGCGAGCAGGCCGGGCAGCCCGATCGAGTCGCTGTCCTCGTTGCGGCCGTCGGTGAGCACGACGACGACGTTG
This genomic window contains:
- a CDS encoding class I SAM-dependent methyltransferase, producing the protein MAEPVKGWLTRAQGEALWDAARRLEKGDVVLEIGSHQGRSTIVLGAAARTAGATVIAVDPFVDGRLFGGSPTRQLFERNIRAAGLDDVVELVAGYSTALRPDWDRPIQLLYVDGKHDYWTYTDDLRWSDHLPPGAEILVHDCFSSIGVTLGTIAKVLFGRRYTYVDRATSLARFRLAPPSPADRLRVLAQLPWFVRNVGIKVLLRLRLRPVAKLVGHDSPYDPY
- a CDS encoding alpha-(1->3)-arabinofuranosyltransferase, with the protein product MVTATRERTRDDADPVRRARKFSPGAFLRRPSTWIVLALTTLSFLQMPGKTTFDTKLDLAVDPLAFLGRALHLWNPNATAGELQNQAYGYLFPMGPFFALGQAAGVPAWITQRLWGALLLSAAFGGALLLARAMKLGTERTRLIGALGYALAPRMLTEIGGLSAEMLPAVLLPWVLVPLVRAGVTGSPRRAAGLSAIAVLCMGGVNGAMVVMALVLPGLWLVTRKWTREHVRLVAWWVVFVVGATLWWILPLLLLGEYSLPFLDYIESATNTTAPMSLFEVLRGTNQWVAYVVQGTPWWPGGWSLIDNPVLMLATGLVAGVGLFGLTRRGLPERRFLVLGVVTGLTLLTIGYVGTLDSPLAEQVRHLLDGPLAPLRNVHKFEPVLRLPLMLAFVHGVSSPVHVKSARRFLRPAVGLLLVLVMAAPAWLLNLRSGPGWDEVPGYWYDATSWVAKADPDARTLLLPATGFGEYDWGRTVDEPAQAIAKSPWAVRNQVPLGSEGNTRLMDSVDAALADGRGDPGLAALLARSGYRFLLLRNDIDRVRTDAPSIATLRSGLAGSPGIGKAATFGPLEVYEVRRPVPLATATSTTDVPTVSGGPENLLPLLDSGQLDPATPTVLTGDGGSPSGPRLVTDGLRRAERNVGGVRDNLSQTLTAGEAFRQERAAGDLLPFPGQEHQTVAAYRGIRSVTASTAASFADAFGGSDPSHQPFAAIDGDPRTAWQSSSFTGPVGQWLEVELDTPRLVTAVDLQMVDDLRVGWPATRVRITTDNGSVDQQVIRGAGAHSYPVAAGVTTKVRITLLSLVVGRQDGNVGIAELTIPGTEPQRALEVPADLPAGAAPGFAFTRGAQPRYACLPAGGAVRCDATAARDGEEPDGIRRLFGTSADATFLVGGSVLPAGGGKNPVSLPGVTVASTSQLGGDPAASGFAAVDGDPGTTWRPDVTDLRPTLTLGWTAPKRISGLHIGVSPSSGAKAPRQVELVGRTGNRTVPLDESGSGTFEPLDTDQLQIIVPGDDDDPAARAVVGVGSLELSGTDGLLPGPDPAFTVPCGAGPNIHLDGLDYRTSVTGTLSDIIDHRPLPLTMCRDSEGGIELPSGGHELRTDRSESFVVQDLWLRPAASPSAPVSHRAVQIGTWDATSRSVTVAPGDESVLAVPENANAGWVATMDGKQLTRTRVDGWQQAWIVPAGAGGVVSLAFTPDSTYRTGLLIGALAVLLVLVGVAWPARRRRFPVVAGGTVVVPVLLIGLLVALGGMLPVVLLIACLLARQFSERAPRFLAFGGMAVAAAVSVTGRVLGHGQDWAYGPVTQAALLLAAAATVATCIDWFARKENPTEPTA